A region from the Vicia villosa cultivar HV-30 ecotype Madison, WI linkage group LG3, Vvil1.0, whole genome shotgun sequence genome encodes:
- the LOC131661453 gene encoding uncharacterized protein LOC131661453 isoform X2, with amino-acid sequence MPPILVEETSFPDGLHGSQVQDVYSVSVVPEEAEKANSASPLACLSVVEVPSQAKSGMCLDTHINCQNNSDFQMKSKAIYTQCIIDIPSVNGNSVSPESYEEGVESFKTGNSPTSVLCRETSLKVGAKLMQSLGSFNNPRDKPVTEKLHDLPSNKWRRYKRSTSFDSRKVALLFSILSSLGTLVLIYLTLRVRQKADGFVLV; translated from the exons ATGCCGCCAATTCTGGTTGAAGAAACTTCGTTTCCAGACGGATTGCATGGTTCACAG GTCCAAGATGTTTATAGTGTTTCAGTAGTACCAGAGGAAGCTGAAAAGGCAAACAGTGCTTCACCACTAGCCTGCTTAAGCGTTGTAGAGGTTCCTAGTCAAGCTAAAAGCGGGATGTGTTTAGACACTCATATTAATTGTCAAAACAACAGTGATTTTCAAATGAAGAGCAAAGCTATTTATACCCAGTGCATAATTGATATACCTAGTGTGAATGGAAACTCAGTTTCCCCTGAATCCTATGAGGAAGGAGTTGAAAGTTTTAAAACTGGGAACTCGCCAACA AGCGTACTGTGCAGAGAAACAAGTCTAAAAGTAGGGGCAAAACTTATGCAGAGTCTAGGGAGCTTCAACAATCCCAGAG ATAAACCAGTCACTGAAAAGTTACATGATTTGCCGAGTAACAAATGGAGAAGATATAAGCGCTCTACCTCATTCGATTCTAGAAAAGTTGCTCTCCTGTTTTCAATATT GTCAAGTTTGGGAACATTGGTATTGATATATCTGACATTGAGGGTCAGACAAAAGGCTGATGGGTTTGTTCTTGTTTAA
- the LOC131661451 gene encoding uncharacterized protein LOC131661451 translates to MGSRLGRRVIHFANLPIKLLMPTSFTNIQEIALKTIPSASKIEIKRVLESLYGFEVEKVRTLNMDGKKKKRGGILIAKPDYKKAYVTLKNPLSINPNLYPIRVIEEDKKSLNKQAMASVVEEAPSKSHWLDENKEAQRFKPQNGYIRGRFDGSGLNRGRFDGSGSNQRRFDRPGSNRSDGSAAKFPWTNMRSGRSTATR, encoded by the coding sequence ATGGGAAGCAGATTAGGAAGAAGAGTGATACACTTCGCCAACCTACCAATCAAGCTTCTCATGCCAACTTCGTTCACCAACATTCAAGAAATCGCCCTCAAAACCATCCCTTCCGCCTCCAAGATCGAGATCAAACGCGTCCTTGAATCCCTCTACGGCTTCGAGGTTGAAAAGGTTCGAACATTGAACATGGACGGAAAGAAGAAGAAACGCGGCGGCATCTTGATCGCAAAACCTGATTACAAGAAGGCTTATGTAACCCTAAAAAACCCGCTTTCGATTAACCCGAATCTTTACCCGATCCGAGTCATTGAAGAGGATAAGAAGAGTTTGAATAAACAGGCTATGGCTAGCGTTGTTGAGGAAGCGCCAAGCAAATCACATTGGCTCGATGAGAACAAGGAGGCTCAACGGTTCAAGCCCCAAAACGGTTATATCCGGGGACGGTTTGATGGTTCTGGTTTGAACCGAGGACGGTTCGACGGTTCCGGCTCAAACCAGAGACGGTTTGATCGTCCCGGTTCGAACAGGTCTGATGGGTCTGCTGCAAAGTTTCCCTGGACTAACATGAGGTCTGGTAGGAGTACTGCTACTAGGTAG
- the LOC131661453 gene encoding uncharacterized protein LOC131661453 isoform X1, whose amino-acid sequence MTMAVDSSSCQKQHQIQEFLEGNRNVPVGCSCLKLNKSNVHDLNSQLPLDMPPILVEETSFPDGLHGSQVQDVYSVSVVPEEAEKANSASPLACLSVVEVPSQAKSGMCLDTHINCQNNSDFQMKSKAIYTQCIIDIPSVNGNSVSPESYEEGVESFKTGNSPTSVLCRETSLKVGAKLMQSLGSFNNPRDKPVTEKLHDLPSNKWRRYKRSTSFDSRKVALLFSILSSLGTLVLIYLTLRVRQKADGFVLV is encoded by the exons ATGACAATGGCCGTCGATTCTTCCTCCTGTCAG AAACAACATCAAATTCAGGAGTTTCTAGAGGGGAATAGAAACGTACCTGTCGGTTGTTCTTGCTTGAAGTTAAATAAATCAAATGTTCATGATCTGAACTCACAGCTTCCTCTtg ATATGCCGCCAATTCTGGTTGAAGAAACTTCGTTTCCAGACGGATTGCATGGTTCACAG GTCCAAGATGTTTATAGTGTTTCAGTAGTACCAGAGGAAGCTGAAAAGGCAAACAGTGCTTCACCACTAGCCTGCTTAAGCGTTGTAGAGGTTCCTAGTCAAGCTAAAAGCGGGATGTGTTTAGACACTCATATTAATTGTCAAAACAACAGTGATTTTCAAATGAAGAGCAAAGCTATTTATACCCAGTGCATAATTGATATACCTAGTGTGAATGGAAACTCAGTTTCCCCTGAATCCTATGAGGAAGGAGTTGAAAGTTTTAAAACTGGGAACTCGCCAACA AGCGTACTGTGCAGAGAAACAAGTCTAAAAGTAGGGGCAAAACTTATGCAGAGTCTAGGGAGCTTCAACAATCCCAGAG ATAAACCAGTCACTGAAAAGTTACATGATTTGCCGAGTAACAAATGGAGAAGATATAAGCGCTCTACCTCATTCGATTCTAGAAAAGTTGCTCTCCTGTTTTCAATATT GTCAAGTTTGGGAACATTGGTATTGATATATCTGACATTGAGGGTCAGACAAAAGGCTGATGGGTTTGTTCTTGTTTAA
- the LOC131661452 gene encoding ras-related protein RABH1e-like: MATVSALAKYKLVFLGDQSVGKTSIITRFMYDKFDNTYQATIGIDFLSKTMYLEDRTVRLQLWDTAGQERFRSLIPSYIRDSSVAVIVYDVANRQSFLNTSKWVEEVRTERGSDVVIVLVGNKTDLVEKRQVSIEEGDAKSRESGIMFIETSAKAGFNIKPLFRKIASALPGMETLSSTKQEDMVDVNLKSTVNSSHTEQQGGGCAC; the protein is encoded by the exons ATGGCGACCGTGTCCGCTCTCGCCAAATACAAACTCGTCTTCTTAGGTGATCAATCGGTTGGGAAAACCAGCATCATCACTCGCTTCATGTATGATAAATTCGACAATACCTATCAG GCCACTATTGGGATTGACTTTTTGTCAAAAACAATGTACCTTGAAGACCGCACTGTTCGTTTGCAGCTTTG GGATACCGCAGGACAAGAAAGATTTAGAAGTCTCATTCCAAGCTATATAAGAGATTCTTCGGTTGCAGTTATTGTATATGATGTTGCCA ACCGGCAATCATTTCTTAACACTAGCAAGTGGGTTGAGGAGGTACGTACAGAACGAGGCAGTGATGTTGTTATCGTTTTGGTTGGAAACAAAACTGATCTTGTTGAAAAAAG GCAAGTCTCTATAGAGGAAGGAGATGCCAAGTCACGCGAGAGCGGTATCATGTTTATCGAAACCAGTGCAAAAGCAGGATTTAACATCAAG CCTTTATTTCGTAAGATTGCTTCCGCTCTGCCCGGGATGGAAACTCTTTCTTCAACAAAGCAAGAAGATATGGTTGATGTAAATTTAAAATCCACCGTGAATTCATCCCACACAGAGCAGCAGGGAGGAGGTTGCGCGTGCTAA